In Vitis vinifera cultivar Pinot Noir 40024 chromosome 4, ASM3070453v1, the genomic window GACGGCTGTATTTTCCTTTACGATTGAAAAATACGACTAATTCAAGACGTAACAATATAAAGGAAAACCTACATAAAAATCACCTTTGCAGGCACAGAGTATTGGCCCAAAAGAATCTATTGCCGACCCAATTCTTAGATTAGCAAGCTGAATTTCATGTGAGTTTAATTAACCTAATTGGAGTTGGTCTAATCTAATCCGCAATCTTACCTTgttatgaatcaaaatattatggGCAAGCCAACTAGGTATATCAAAGTTATCAATCTTAAGACTACATATAtttagggtttagagtttaTGATTCATAGTTTACGGTTCACAATAGACAATTCATGGTTAATAACTAATAGCATGATAATTTTGAGATTTATGGTGATATAGTTCTTGATGCGTAGTGTGTTTTCTAAATATCTGATAATGATCATGTTCCATTGTTGACAACCTTTCATTGTTAACAACACATAATATCTTTTTCATCAAACTTTTTTGTTGGTTTAGGAACTCTAGGGTCAAGTTGATTATGGACAAGCTTAGCAACTCCTTGTCCAATTGGTTGCGATCACACAAACCATATAGCCTTTTTTATATGAAGTCCTACTCACAAAGAGTAGTGCATCGAGATAAGATTCTCATTATAAGTGCACTAATGTGTGCAGTTACACATTAGACGAAatccacaatgaatcatgatgtaaatTCATAGTAGTATGAGAtaatcatgacttcaccaaattgttataatatattatctctcaaccttaagacAATATTAAGTTTTTGCATTCGTAATGGCTTTGACCAACGATTaagatcctaaagtgatcatatattccttatgaattgggtcattgttgatgaaagCCAACATCAACAAGTATTATCAATggaggtaccatgatatctcatggactttgagacagtgtgtccccttaggtagTCTTAAGAAAGTGTATTTAGGTAAACTATAGTCATAGTAGTTTTTTAAGTAGATTTTGATATAAACTCTTAGTGAGCTAGGACATGTCAATCGATTACACAATAGGAAattttgtaactcaaggatggtagaggtgaTTTTGAGAGGCTAATAGTTTTTACCTTACTAGATTATGAATACTAATTCATGAGAAAACTATATAGAGTGGAGCAGGTTACAGATCTGACTTAGTGTCTTGTTGTAATAAACATAAGACATTGAAGTACAATTGACTCTTTATAGCGGGATGTTGAGTCatctttaaaatttgattatgagggagtCAGTACTGTCCTATGAGTCCCATCGATCCTTatttaagctcatataccttaatGACTATGTTTATAATGATTGGATTGATTCTTGGTTCACTTATATActtaagggtattttggtaactATGTAAGGTTACATAAGAATAAGTGAAAGACATTTATAAATTGggtcaattgattaattagaaccCTATTGAGTTATTATTCAATTAGGACCTTTtatgggctagattaagtgacctatgTCCAAGGTAGACtgaagtcacttaagcttaatAAAAACTCTATAAATACCCCTCATGAGATTATGGTTTCATTCTTTCACCATTCTCCCTTACATTCTAGAAAGAGAACTCTAACCTTCACCTTCTAGATCTCTACTATCTGAGTATCTAACTTCAAGGACAAGTCTTCAGAAGGAAGATCAAAGGTTTACAAGATTGCTTTCAACTGTTGTGCTATTAAATGACAATATTCACCGTAAGGATTTGATCTAGGAATATCCAAATCTTAAATAAGCACTCCAAACCCATCATCTACATCCTAGTAAAGTTTTTGAATGTTTTGTTTCTAATGTGCATAGGATCTGGTAACCATAAGAATAGTTTCATACACCTAACAAGATTTAGAGCCTAGAAACGAAGTAATCCAGAGTTCCCTACATGATCAACAATTAAGGACGAGGATGAGAGAGCATTCCTTGACCCATTGACATCCCTAAGGATGGGCTTGTATCCATACATTTCATCTATTGACAACTTTTTTAGtcatataattttgtttcaatggTGTTAGATAACTATAAAAGAATGACCATTTTGGTTATACTCATGTCTTTGTATGCAAGATATTCCTTGTGGGCTCTTCTTCCCCCTGACCCTGAACAAGATCATTCGAGATTACTTTCTTTTGTCCGTCACACATAGGGATCAATATAGAAATAAATAGTTATTTCAAGTCAAACCTAGATTAGGGGGTCCATATTTACCCATAAGAGCACAAACCCATCGTTCTTACCTATAAATTCTTTTTGTGACAATGAAATGAGCATAATACATCTTTTCATAAAATGTCATGGGTTGAATTTTGCTTAACCTGTTGGATAGCTATACTAGAATGACCATTTTGGTCATACTCATGTGTTtgtatatgttagaaaaattgGGCTAATTTAACCTAAGGTAATCACCTTAAAGGAGAGTGAATAgagtgatggtctctttttacaaatttaatttatgtgaatacaagagacaattatatgcaaatatataataaaataatataaaaacaattgcatataaaataaaagaatacagaagagagaatgcaaacacaagatttttatagtggtttggcgtAACTCGGCCTATATTCACTCTCATCTATCTTCAATCCCAAGTTTGgagttccactaattcaaggcttccaaaccaagccttcaagtaatacaattggattatggttccaatccaccttcttggacttttggctccaaacaccctttacaatcctcaagagataTCTCACTTTTGAATAAATCcttaagtgataccccacacttgaaaatccctaagtgatatctcaaacttagatttttcctcgcaaagatttacaaataatttcacaaaatcctaatTCAAAACTTTAGACTCAAATGTATaggaaaaactaggattgaaaggtgcactaatgatatgaaagttttagaacaatggtgcactaaaaaaaacactctttcaaggctcaaatatattcaagaaatgtttaGGAATGTTAagctcttgaaacaatgaagattagagTCTTTTATAGAGGAAACAAACCAAACTAGCCGCTGGGAGTTCGTTCGATCGGGCTCCGGTTCAATCGGTTCACTAGTcattagcatttaatgcatgatagGTGATCGTTGGACCTCGATCGCCCCTTGATTGTCCCTCGACCAGTTGAGGTTCAATTTTGACCAGTTGAACAAGTGTTCTAGAAGAGAGAGAATGTTTTTGAACCCCTTGACCGATTGAGCGGAACAGGTCGACTGGTTCCTCATCCGATTCAATCGATTGAGTCATTTTTGGCTCGACAACCATATTTTTCAACATAAAACCTTTTAGACAGATTCAGAAAGCATTTGAAAcaaagttttagttgaaaatatgaaatcatccaattttaaaatatttaaaataaaataactcttggatgatttttgtgcataaataaagaatgtaatgcatgaaaaacctTATCATGCCCCAAAATCCACTCCAAGGtcatgacggtcatttcacacttcaagcccaaaggctcagagtggaaacaacacaaacaatcatattgtaatcgagaatttaccaattaccaaattcctatttagagtagtagaacaaaaattctaaaatctccaaataacaatttttgaaactaacacatcaaaccaagtgttattgtccaaataactgaTCCAAACTTAAATAATTccaatggaaaataaattttaacatctaacaATGCtcaaaataaagagagttttgACAAAAGTCCTAATAAGCCAATTTCTTCTCCtaaccatcactcctcacccgaactaagggtacctgaaaattatcaataaaggggaatgaactcaaagcccaataaggaatattaatacagtttcatgaatcaaatattttcaattatacttacaaataggagatataacatatactttaTTTATGAAACTTTTTAATTAAGCATGCTAATACATTTAAACAgttcaacaaacatttttatatatataataatcatttcatatccatttcaaatcaaatacatttcaattttttttttctggttatcaaataacaaatagtgtTCATTTAAGTGGGACTTTACAAATAGGTGACTGACCTCAAATGTTTCTTTTAAGGTGGATGGAACTAAAcattactagtactagtaacatCTAACCAAACTCCTAGAGGCAggggttcaaatcaattacatttctcaccatgaaaatgtaaaggtcaactattatatcttgTTGACAAGGGCCCAAAAGTCAATTATTATATCCTATTGACAAGTGCCAAATAAACTAGAgccaaattctttattttatttatttcaacttACAAAAGCAGAAAATCCCCAAGTATTttgatataaacaaaataaatgttataacacattttccatacaaaatatatttgatccatgcttaaaagcaaaattaacaattacacatttcaatatatatatatatatatatatatatatataattattatttttttgcaaaatctgtattaattttccttacctcaaaagaagtcctcaaaaacttgagagaaaaataattatagaaaatctactcttcacctaacaaagtataagaaaaataatcattactatttatctaaaattataggtttgataatcctaaaattttaggtattcaaattaatgtttttaattatgaaagataatttaatctattcctattttagaaaaattaataaatttctaattcatataaaattaatattattttcaattttttttaggacacaacataatttaattaaactacaatttatttcactaattaaattttatgctatttattaacttaatattatcattaatctaattataatactataaatttaaCTAATTTGTACTTCACCTCGTTTATTATACATAGTTATTTCTAccactttcatatttttccaaaCACAACTATCATAACACTCACACACTCCATTTACTGTGCATgcctcattattattatcactttCATCATTCTTCTATCTTTCGGTTCCCACACTCATGCAACTGtttttttcatcattcttctatttttcagtttccacatgcatgcaacatatatatatatatatatattttgccaTTGTGACACAATTTCAaaacctatttattattattacacaCTATTAGAAATCACCCAATACattgaaatctttttttttttccactcccacatataatcatatatttatttactcatttaatttttgagattttattgcttagatctattcatccaagaaattttgaatttccctattttcatcaatagaataacctatattcataatttcaatattttgacctaaaagttttaaataaattaatcttagcctaaatcgaaatcttccaaagattttttttttcatctaaaaacttaagatttcccaatttccaacaataaatcaaaatcttaaattttcaatattttgatatttaaacgattttttaaaaataaactaatcctaatctaaattaatttttttttcaaagaataacTAACGTATTCAGAACTAACtaacgaatataatatattaatttatggttagaatcttacttggaaaaaaaaatatgaacttcaAACTCTGAACCTCTAACCCTTGGACTCTACGATCTCCAATTCTCTAATTCTGGTTAATAAGGTTTTCTGAATGAAGAAGAcgaggaaaatctaatttatgcTGATGATTAATTGTAAAAAGACTCTTTCAcccttaatgaatttaattaattagttaattattttgtaaattactattttgcccctagattaaattttggggtgttacaaacctaatgcaccaacaaccttacaaagagatcctatGAAACTTAGGCCTTGAAAAACACTTATTTTTTAggcattcttcttcttattgattttcgTTTGGTTttgactttattttatttttgtgattacTACTTTGGGAATCTTCTTGCCTagtcacacttgaaatataatcattagtttcaaactttattttgttatcataaaaatcgagattaaccaaacacttgaaaaaaatattgcaGACAAAATTAAATACAGAGAAATAATTCCGCGATAAGGTGTCCAATTGCTGACTTGCCTTCAGAACCATTGTATCTTCTTCTACAACAATAGGGTGCCAATTGACAACTTGCCATCAAAACCATTGAATcttgttttataattataacacATGTTTGTAGGATGAGTCACTATCAAGGGTGTTGTCCttatgagaaaacaaaagagactAAGAAcctgtttgatagtaattctacaaagcgtttttaataatttttatagttaaaatattttatcattcaagtgtcaaaaatattagaaacactttttagaatcactcTAATATTctaaaagacaaaataaaaaagctaATGGGCTTTGTATTGCTGCTATGGCACTACTTTTCCATTACCGAAAAAGTACCACCCAGATAAAAATGACAACATGATCAAGGTTCTATTGCTTTGTGTCTTATTAATTTGCATTTAAAtattatctctttatatttatcaaaatccTCTTACATATAGATGCCAAATTAGCTATCAATTCATTTCACTTCTTCCCACCCAGCTTAGCCTTATTTCTCTTGGTCTCTCTAAAACTACTGTTCCTTTCTGCTACACTTCATGGCTTCAACGGAGTTTCGTCTTCTTCCCATTCTGAGTTTCCTCTATGTGAGACTTTACATTTACCTTGCTAGCTTTTAATTTTGGTAACATACCGGTTATATAGAAGAGGCCTATGCTAGCTTTACTTTCATCTTCCACGTAATTTTTTCCACGAGATGCagaataattaatatttatgttattttgaaaaaatggtaTTCATCCTGCATTTTTCTCTTATAAAATGAGCCCTTTCTTGTTTGAGAATTTAAGTTTGTGGGTATTCCAACTTCTCCTAAAGCTTCAGTGTGTAATTTATATGCATGAACTTGGTGGCAGGTGGTGGTAGCAGTGAGCCATGCTTCTCTACCTTCTGAGGATTACTGGAAGTTGGCCTTGCCAAATACTCCAATGCCGAGGGCTGTGCAAGATCTCTTGCTACCCagttaattataattgaatcTCTAAACTCATATgcaacaatttttttccttttagtttGGTCAAGAAATTAATTTACTGTCGAATATTAGTCAAGCAGCTTATTCTTAATTTCACTGCTAAATAATTTGCAGACTCGATGGAGGATGGAAGTTCTATCAATGCCAGCGAGATTGTGCTAAACGACTTCCCAGGAAATGATTATGTCCAATACCAAAACCCATCAGCTGCTGAAACCCCCACTGAAGATCGACCTCAAGATACTTCAGGAAAAGGTTACTTCTTGGAAAAGGACCTGCATTCCAGCACAAAAATGAAGATGCACTTCAAAAAAACTACAAATTGAGCTCTGTTCTTACCCCATCAAATAGCCGACTCCATACCCTTTTGATCTGACAAGTTCCCAGAAATTCTAAATAGGTTTTCACTTTAGCAAGATTCTGAGGAAGCTGAAATCATGAAGGAAACAATACAAGAGTGTGAACAACCAGCCCTGGAAGGAGATTCTAGGTTCTGTGCCACATCCTTGGAATCCCTAGTTGATTTCAGCATTATAGCTTGGGAAGAACATCAAAGCAATCTCAAATGAGGTTGAAATGGGGAGCCAGGAATACAGACTTGGAGTGGGAGTGAAGGTGGTTGCAGACAAATCAGTGGTGTGCCATAAGCAGAAGTACCCATACGCTGTGTTTTACTGCCATGCAATCCACAACACAAGGGTTTACACACTTCCATTTGTGGGAACCGAGGATGGAACCAAATCTGAAGTTGTGGTTTCTTGCCATATTGATACGTCAGCTTGGAACCCGAAGCATGCAGCCTTTAAAGTTCTGAAAGTTAAACCAGGAACTGTCCCTGTTTGCGATTTCCTTCCCCATGATGATATCATCTGGATTCCTAAATAACTAGAAATTTGAAGAAAGCATTAAGCCCAGTTgcaagcatatatatatatatatatatggttccATGTTGTACTGTCTAGTGTGCATATGTGGTGTGGTTTGAGCAAGTGCATGTTTGAGGAATGCTTGTATGTTTATGTGTACTACTCACTATTTGCAATATAATTCAGTCTGCATGCTTGGTTAAGCATGTAAAATTATCTCAATTATTTCTATGAAATCCCATTTTAGTTACTATTACTTGCTAGACACATTGTTGTTTCATTACTTattgagaattaattttttagattaaattgGTAACTAATACTTGATGTTTTGAGTTTGAGTATCTAGATCCCTTGTTTCATCTATTTTCTTGTCCATAACATCAAGGTTAGGTTTGGTTTGCTGTGAAtttgagggaaataaaatagagagaaaattagaaaacacaaaaagtgaaggaattttttttttcttaacattcttcttattttctcaACACTTTCTGGTAATCAAATATAACCAAAAGTAATGAAAATGAAGACAAAAATTAATGCCCTATAATTAGTGTTAGGATGAATGACTTCGTCgtcttatttgaaaatcaattagcTACAATTGATGTCAAACTAATCATATTCATGTGGTTTGACATCACGCTTATCCTAAAATTTAATCATTTGGAAGTACACAATGAGGCTTAACCAATTGCACACAACAAACCTATATTGAGCCTTGATTTATCCTAAGGCTTATAGTAGGCCTAATCATCTTCAACCATCACATGCCCATCACACGGTCATTGTTCATCCATCATTTTCCTAGGAGAGCAACATTGTTGCATACCCTAACTTATAAGTTTCCTATGACTTGAACCTACATGACATGAGTTTGATACCATTTGTTTTTTCAAGCTTTATTGCATCTTGGCAGTCTCACCAAGTGATAAGTGTGGTTCTCATGTAAAGATTTCATCTTTTCTTGCATGACATTTGACCactctttcttcttttcatatGACAATACTTTTGGTAAGATTTGGTTGTCTCTTCTAGGTGATCATCACATACTCAATAAGAGAATATCTTTTAGAATCTATCTAGCTGTTGGGTCTTCTTAAGTGAGGTTCTCATTAACTTGCTCATCTTCATCTATGAGCTCACCATCAACCAGAGGGGCACCATGCATGCATTATGATCATCCTATGCATCTCTCTTATCATCAATACACAGTATTGATTGATGAACCATACTTGGATCAACTACTTCATCAATAATAGATTTTGGTTTTtctaacttttcaaaatttgcaaTAATTTGATCCTCaagaaatacaaaattttagcttttgttgatttttttgttgaCTAGATCTTAGAATCTATACCCAAATTCTTCATGGTTTTACTCGACAAAAAATACATTGCTTTGACTTACAGTCAAATTTAGATTTCTCATCCGACATGCACAAATACCttgcaacaaaaataaaataaaataaaataatcataagaAACATCTTTCCTTATCCTAAGTCTTTCAAGCATATCGCCATTCAAAGGAATTGAGGGAGAAAGATTTATTAAGAGATGTCACTTATTGTACTTACCATTGTTACCTGAATCTTCCATTTAATTAgctcaatttttaattattttacttttaaaaatttaaattatattaaaataaatattatttataaaacaaaggaatattataaatatttataatttatttttatgaaaaaaaatatttgtatatatgttaaaaaagaaaaaaacaataaattaaaacaatgcATTATACATACATAGGATAAAATCATATTCGACGATCAACACATTGTAGTAATTCCTCCTTCCTCCTACAAAAAAGATTTCCAGATGGGTTGTCTGGACATACCCTCCGATGATTAAGTTAGTATTTTGGAAGCTGTTGGAAAATAGGGTTTTCCTTTGGGAGTGTTGCTCTGTGATTTTCGTCAAGGATGTTTATCCCTTTTGTTCTTATCTCTTATGGCTTATGGCTTACCTCTCTGAGAGCCTCCTTAGAGTTTATATACAAGTCAGAAAGTAAGGCCTCGCTGTGCTAGCGAGTCCCATCGTCATGATTGCGACTCATAAGGTGGCGAAGCAATCATGACGTTTCTGGTGCGAGATGGTGGCTGTCAGGAGGATATTTAGGCGGTGGATGTCGCCtcaatttatgactttaaatatcGGGGATGTGTCAGGAGACCTGAGAAGACTTGGGAATGTCTTATCGAGCACatcttgcattaaagatgagtgaCAACTCAGGAAACTTGGTCGTCAGTATTGTCAGTGTTTTTTGATTGTGAGCGGAAATGGATCCGACGAATCGCGAGTATCTGACGAGCTAAGTTATCCGAGGAATCTGAATCGCTGGCCACGGATGTTCTCCGGATAAGCGTTACcgaaggatccggacatgtctgcctggggaagttgaatcgtcctcctctcccatccggcggcaagcgccggatgtgaaatatccgaagAAGGTGGAACGTTGGCCGGATAGAATTACGACTGTGAGATATTTGAAAAAAGTGGGATGTCGGTCGGGCAAaattgcggctgtgagacatccggataaggtagaacgttggccgtgcagaatttcggatgtgagacatccgggtggaatgagtgaGAATTTCCGTtcgggtggaatgagcgatgCCACGCGTTGCAAGGGGGGACGTCTGCGCGGCCAAAGAAGAAGGAGCCACGTGGCAATTTTTGGGGAGGATCCCACAAtgggttaaaaacattttccctAACCCATTCCACATCCGTTTAACCCGCCCTAGGAGTAGGGCGGTGTTGGCAGACTTGACCCAAAGAATCGCTCCATTGCCATTCGTACGTTCTTCATGCAAGAAAACCCCGCAACAACCTTCtcctttctttccctttctctgGCACCACAcgtgtttccttttgttttattCTCTTATCTCTTTTCTATTTATTGACCGGGTTCCAGTGCCTCCAAGTGGTGGGATGGGACCCCACCCAACACTTAGCAATCCAATCTCCACTCTCTTTTCACACTGGCATGTTTATAACGACAAATTCATCGATACCTGGTTACTTTCGGCTCATGAAATGGAAATTAATATTAGCAATTTTAGTCTGTTTTCCTTGAAAGGAGTCTGTGGAAGCCAACATATAATAAAGGGAGACACACAAGACTGTGAGACCTGCCATGAAAGCAGAAACTAAGGACGTCTGCGAAATTAATTTCATGGGTCACCAATTGATTTCAGCCATAGAATCATATTTCGGCACACAGGA contains:
- the LOC104879003 gene encoding LOW QUALITY PROTEIN: BURP domain protein RD22 (The sequence of the model RefSeq protein was modified relative to this genomic sequence to represent the inferred CDS: inserted 2 bases in 1 codon; substituted 3 bases at 3 genomic stop codons), with protein sequence MEDGSSINASEIVLNDFPGNDYVQYQNPSAAETPTEDRPQDTSGKGYFLEKDLHSSTKMKMHFKKTTNXALFLPHQIADSIPFXSDKFPEILNRFSLXQDSEEAEIMKETIQECEQPALEGDSRFCATSLESLVDFSIIXLGKNIKAISNEVEMGSQEYRLGVGVKVVADKSVVCHKQKYPYAVFYCHAIHNTRVYTLPFVGTEDGTKSEVVVSCHIDTSAWNPKHAAFKVLKVKPGTVPVCDFLPHDDIIWIPK